A genomic segment from Flavobacterium litorale encodes:
- a CDS encoding polyprenyl synthetase family protein has product MHAIAHYQQIIQEYFTNLSLQQEPINLYKPIQYILSIGGKRMRPVLTLMATEVFNTDCKKALPAAVAVEMFHNFSLVHDDIMDDAPLRRGNKTVHEKWDVNTAILSGDAMLILAYQYFEGYEPAIFRDLAKLFSKTALEVCEGQQWDVDFESRHDVTLPEYIKMIGNKTAVLVGASMKMGGIVAQTTPENCDLIYDFGFNLGLAFQLQDDYLDAFGDPETFGKQVGGDIIENKKTYLYLKALQHCNAYQKERLLQWFAVQPEDTAEKVADVKDLFKATGADTATKAAIADYTQRAFATLEKLDIDPDKKLMLEQFGQVLMQRKV; this is encoded by the coding sequence ATGCATGCCATAGCGCACTACCAGCAAATAATACAAGAGTATTTTACCAACCTATCATTACAGCAAGAGCCCATAAATTTATACAAGCCCATACAATACATATTATCTATTGGTGGAAAGCGTATGCGACCTGTGCTTACCCTTATGGCTACAGAGGTTTTTAATACCGATTGTAAAAAAGCACTACCCGCTGCTGTAGCAGTAGAGATGTTTCATAACTTTTCGTTAGTACACGACGATATTATGGACGATGCGCCGCTGCGTAGGGGTAATAAAACGGTACACGAAAAGTGGGATGTAAATACAGCAATACTGTCGGGCGATGCGATGCTAATTTTGGCATACCAGTATTTTGAAGGCTATGAACCTGCAATATTTAGAGATTTGGCAAAACTATTTAGCAAAACGGCTTTAGAAGTTTGCGAGGGGCAGCAATGGGATGTTGATTTTGAAAGTCGGCACGATGTAACCCTACCCGAATATATTAAGATGATAGGCAACAAAACAGCCGTACTGGTAGGCGCATCTATGAAAATGGGGGGCATTGTGGCCCAAACAACCCCAGAAAATTGCGATTTGATATACGATTTTGGGTTTAACCTCGGTTTAGCATTCCAATTGCAAGACGATTACCTGGATGCCTTTGGCGACCCCGAAACGTTTGGTAAGCAGGTAGGAGGGGACATTATAGAGAATAAGAAAACGTACTTGTACCTTAAAGCCCTGCAACATTGTAACGCATACCAAAAAGAACGTTTACTACAATGGTTTGCTGTACAGCCTGAAGATACTGCGGAAAAAGTAGCTGATGTTAAAGATTTGTTTAAGGCTACAGGAGCCGATACTGCTACTAAAGCGGCTATAGCAGATTATACGCAAAGGGCTTTTGCTACACTAGAAAAACTGGATATTGACCCCGATAAAAAACTGATGCTAGAGCAGTTTGGACAAGTGCTTATGCAACGAAAAGTGTGA
- a CDS encoding 2-oxoglutarate dehydrogenase E1 component, protein MDRFSFLNAAHTAFFADLYEQYIENPDSVEPSWRSFFQGFDFANEYGSENDIATTTSNQAAAQQTISDLPDRLQKEFRVLNLIEGYRTRGHLFTETNPVRERRNYSPTIELEDFGLSKSDLTTVFEAGKEVGLEQATLEQILNYLKNVYRTHTGIEYMYIRNPKVRKWIQNRLSANENQPKIDAEQQKQILEKLNEAVSFENFLHTKYVGQKRFSLEGGESLIPAIDALIEAAAEKGVEQFVMGMAHRGRLNMLANVFGKSTADIFSEFDGKDYDEDAMFDGDVKYHLGLTSDRKTRRGKNININLAPNPSHLETVGAVIEGIARAKQDKYFPEDNAKVLPIALHGDAAIAGQGIVYEIVQMANLDGYKTGGTIHVVINNQVGFTTNYLDGRSSTYCTDVAKVTLSPVLHVNADDVEAVVHAMLFALDYRMEFGSDVFIDLLGYRKYGHNEGDEPRFTQPKLYKIIAKHKNPRDIYAEKLLASGVIEEGYVAALEKGYKEQLEQSLEASRKKDLTVITPFMQNEWQGYIERADEEEMLKKVDTTFSRENLDDIAGVITQLPSDKKFIRKIQKLTDDRKRMYETDKLDWAMGELLAYGTLLTEGFDVRISGQDVERGTFSHRHAVIKVEDSEEEVVLLNRLNNQKGKFNIFNSLLSEYGVVGFDYGYALASPKTLTIWEAQFGDFSNGAQIMIDQYITAAEDKWNNQNGLVMLLPHGYEGQGAEHSSARMERYLQMCANHNMYVADCTTPANFFHLLRRQMKTNFRKPLIVFTPKSLLRHPSVISTKEELASGTFQEVLDDPAANPDKVKSLVFCTGKFYYDLVAEREKLGRDDVAFVRLEQLFPLPVAQLKEAIAKYKNADDYVWAQEEPKNMGAYSYMLMNFNEVKLRVASLKPSNVPAAGSASRAKKRHAAAIAMVFDKDLFN, encoded by the coding sequence ATGGACAGGTTTTCCTTTTTAAACGCAGCACATACTGCTTTTTTCGCAGATTTATACGAACAATACATAGAAAATCCCGATAGTGTAGAGCCAAGCTGGAGAAGCTTTTTTCAAGGTTTTGATTTTGCAAACGAGTATGGCTCCGAAAACGATATAGCAACCACTACATCAAACCAAGCGGCAGCGCAACAAACAATTTCTGACCTTCCTGATCGATTACAGAAAGAATTTAGAGTACTAAATCTTATTGAAGGCTACAGAACGCGTGGGCATCTCTTTACAGAGACCAACCCCGTACGCGAACGCCGAAACTATTCGCCAACGATAGAGCTGGAGGATTTCGGATTATCAAAAAGTGATCTTACTACCGTATTTGAAGCAGGTAAAGAAGTAGGGCTTGAGCAGGCTACATTAGAGCAAATACTAAACTACCTTAAAAACGTATACCGTACTCACACAGGTATTGAGTACATGTACATCCGTAACCCTAAAGTTAGGAAATGGATACAAAATAGGCTTTCGGCTAACGAAAATCAACCAAAAATTGATGCAGAGCAGCAAAAACAAATATTAGAAAAGTTAAACGAAGCAGTTTCTTTCGAAAACTTTTTACATACCAAATATGTAGGTCAAAAACGTTTCTCGTTAGAAGGTGGCGAATCGTTAATACCAGCTATAGATGCCCTTATTGAGGCAGCAGCCGAGAAAGGCGTAGAGCAATTTGTAATGGGTATGGCACACCGTGGGCGTTTAAATATGCTTGCTAATGTATTTGGTAAATCTACAGCCGATATATTTAGTGAATTTGACGGTAAAGATTACGATGAAGATGCCATGTTTGATGGTGATGTTAAATACCACTTAGGGTTAACATCGGACAGAAAAACCAGACGTGGTAAAAATATAAACATAAACCTAGCACCCAACCCATCGCACCTAGAAACAGTAGGAGCGGTTATAGAGGGTATTGCTAGAGCAAAACAAGACAAATACTTCCCAGAAGATAACGCTAAAGTACTACCAATAGCACTGCATGGCGATGCTGCTATTGCAGGGCAGGGAATAGTGTACGAAATTGTACAAATGGCTAATTTAGATGGGTATAAAACAGGCGGTACCATACACGTAGTTATTAACAACCAGGTAGGCTTTACAACCAACTATCTGGATGGTCGCTCGTCTACCTACTGTACCGATGTTGCAAAAGTAACACTATCGCCAGTACTGCACGTAAATGCAGATGATGTAGAGGCTGTAGTACACGCTATGCTTTTTGCACTGGATTACCGAATGGAGTTTGGAAGCGATGTATTTATTGATTTATTAGGGTACAGAAAGTATGGGCATAACGAAGGCGACGAGCCCCGCTTTACCCAGCCTAAACTTTACAAAATAATAGCAAAGCACAAAAACCCAAGAGATATTTATGCCGAAAAGCTATTAGCTTCGGGTGTTATAGAGGAAGGGTACGTTGCTGCGTTAGAAAAAGGATATAAAGAGCAATTAGAGCAAAGTTTAGAGGCTTCTCGTAAAAAGGACTTAACAGTTATAACGCCATTTATGCAAAATGAATGGCAAGGTTATATAGAAAGAGCTGACGAGGAAGAGATGCTTAAAAAAGTAGATACTACATTTTCTCGGGAAAACCTTGATGATATTGCAGGAGTAATTACGCAATTACCATCGGATAAAAAATTCATCCGAAAAATACAGAAACTAACAGATGACAGAAAGCGCATGTACGAAACCGATAAGCTCGATTGGGCTATGGGGGAACTATTAGCTTATGGTACATTGCTTACGGAAGGTTTTGATGTTCGTATTTCTGGGCAAGATGTAGAGCGTGGTACATTCTCGCACCGTCATGCTGTAATAAAAGTAGAAGATTCTGAAGAGGAAGTAGTATTACTCAACAGGTTAAACAACCAAAAAGGTAAATTTAATATATTCAACTCCCTACTATCAGAGTACGGTGTTGTAGGTTTCGATTACGGTTATGCATTAGCAAGCCCCAAAACGCTAACCATTTGGGAAGCACAGTTTGGAGATTTCTCTAATGGTGCCCAAATTATGATAGACCAATACATTACTGCTGCCGAAGATAAATGGAACAACCAAAACGGTTTGGTAATGCTATTACCACACGGTTACGAGGGGCAAGGTGCAGAGCACTCATCGGCACGTATGGAGCGTTACTTACAAATGTGTGCCAACCACAATATGTATGTTGCCGATTGTACTACGCCAGCCAACTTTTTCCACTTATTGCGTAGGCAGATGAAAACAAACTTCCGTAAACCACTTATTGTGTTTACACCAAAAAGTTTGTTACGTCATCCATCAGTAATATCAACCAAAGAAGAATTAGCAAGTGGTACTTTCCAAGAAGTATTGGACGATCCAGCAGCAAATCCAGATAAGGTAAAATCGTTAGTATTCTGTACGGGTAAATTTTATTACGATTTAGTAGCAGAACGTGAGAAATTGGGTAGAGATGATGTTGCTTTTGTACGATTAGAGCAATTATTCCCGCTCCCTGTAGCACAGCTTAAAGAAGCTATAGCAAAATATAAAAATGCCGACGATTACGTTTGGGCACAGGAAGAACCTAAAAATATGGGTGCATACAGTTACATGTTAATGAACTTTAACGAAGTAAAATTACGTGTAGCATCACTCAAACCATCAAACGTACCAGCAGCAGGTAGCGCATCGCGTGCTAAAAAGCGTCATGCCGCCGCTATTGCAATGGTTTTTGATAAAGATTTATTTAATTAA
- the odhB gene encoding 2-oxoglutarate dehydrogenase complex dihydrolipoyllysine-residue succinyltransferase, with product MILEMKVPSPGESITEVEIATWLVQDGDYVEKDQAIAEVDSDKATLELPAEAAGIITLKAEEGDAVAVGQVVCHIDTSAAKPEGDDAAPAKEEKKEEAPKAEEKKEAPKQEEKTYATGAPSPAARKILDEKDIDPANVTGTGKGGRITKDDALNAKPAMGTPTGGNRGSERKKLSMLRRKVAERLVSAKNETAMLTTFNEVNMTPINKIRAEYKEAFKAKHGGTSLGFMSFFTKAVVRALQLYPDVNSMIDGDYKITYDFVDISVAVSGPKGLMVPVVRNAENLTFRGVEAEIKRLAIRARDGQITVDDMTGGTFTISNGGVFGSMLSTPIINPPQSGILGMHNIIERPIAVDGKVEIHPMMYVALSYDHRIIDGRESVGFLVAVKEALENPTELLMDNNPKKALEL from the coding sequence ATGATTTTAGAAATGAAAGTTCCCTCTCCCGGGGAATCGATTACCGAAGTTGAAATCGCAACATGGCTAGTACAAGATGGCGACTATGTAGAGAAAGACCAAGCCATTGCCGAAGTAGATTCAGATAAAGCTACCCTAGAGTTGCCCGCTGAAGCTGCGGGTATTATTACACTAAAAGCAGAAGAAGGTGATGCCGTAGCTGTTGGGCAAGTGGTATGCCATATAGATACAAGTGCTGCCAAACCAGAAGGTGATGATGCTGCTCCTGCAAAAGAGGAGAAAAAAGAAGAAGCACCTAAAGCAGAGGAGAAAAAAGAAGCTCCAAAACAAGAAGAAAAAACATACGCTACAGGCGCCCCATCGCCCGCAGCACGCAAAATACTAGATGAGAAAGATATAGACCCTGCTAATGTAACAGGTACGGGTAAAGGGGGCAGAATAACTAAGGATGATGCCCTTAACGCAAAACCAGCTATGGGTACACCAACAGGTGGTAACAGAGGCTCGGAGCGTAAAAAGCTTTCGATGCTTCGCAGAAAAGTAGCAGAGCGCTTGGTTTCGGCTAAAAACGAAACGGCAATGCTTACTACCTTTAACGAGGTTAATATGACGCCTATTAACAAAATAAGAGCTGAGTATAAAGAAGCGTTTAAAGCAAAACACGGCGGTACAAGCTTAGGCTTTATGTCGTTCTTTACCAAAGCAGTTGTTAGAGCATTACAGTTATACCCAGATGTTAACTCTATGATAGATGGGGACTATAAAATAACATACGATTTTGTTGATATCTCAGTAGCAGTATCAGGACCTAAAGGTTTAATGGTACCTGTAGTACGTAATGCCGAAAACTTAACCTTTAGAGGTGTTGAGGCAGAAATAAAACGTTTGGCTATTCGTGCTCGTGATGGGCAAATTACTGTTGATGATATGACGGGTGGTACATTTACCATATCTAACGGTGGTGTATTTGGTAGCATGCTATCTACACCAATCATTAATCCACCACAATCGGGTATATTGGGCATGCACAATATTATAGAGCGCCCAATAGCTGTAGATGGTAAAGTGGAAATTCACCCAATGATGTATGTAGCACTTTCGTACGACCACAGAATTATAGATGGTCGTGAGTCAGTAGGTTTCCTTGTAGCAGTTAAAGAAGCACTAGAAAACCCTACGGAGCTACTTATGGATAACAATCCTAAAAAAGCGTTAGAGCTTTAA
- a CDS encoding retropepsin-like aspartic protease, producing MENLYDILKEQQYKRIRFKLSKTQHLLIKAKINGKEGNFILDTGASNSCVGLDSIEYFELLASHSDTKAAGAGGVGMATQTSLDNVLKLGRWTNKDFGLIIFDMSHVNEALRQYKAKPVHGIIGADVLLMGKAIIDYHNNCFYLKQL from the coding sequence ATGGAAAACTTATATGATATCCTGAAAGAGCAACAATACAAACGAATACGTTTTAAACTATCTAAAACACAGCACTTATTAATTAAAGCAAAAATAAATGGCAAAGAGGGCAATTTTATATTGGATACAGGAGCCTCTAACAGTTGTGTTGGGCTTGATAGTATTGAATATTTTGAACTTTTGGCATCACACTCCGATACCAAAGCAGCAGGTGCTGGTGGTGTTGGTATGGCTACACAAACATCGTTAGATAATGTATTAAAGCTGGGACGTTGGACTAATAAAGATTTTGGGCTTATTATTTTTGATATGTCGCACGTAAACGAAGCGTTACGCCAATACAAAGCAAAACCCGTACACGGTATAATTGGTGCCGATGTACTCTTAATGGGTAAAGCTATTATAGATTACCATAATAACTGCTTTTATCTGAAACAGTTGTAG
- a CDS encoding TatD family hydrolase, whose amino-acid sequence MILTDTHTHLYSEEFQHDSDAAIQRAIQAGVNRLFVPSIDASYTQKMYALEAKYPDNVFLMMGLHPTYVKDNYQEELAHVEEQLAKRKFAAVGEIGIDLYWDKTHLKEQQYAFRHQIQLAKKYELPINIHCRDAFDEIFEVLESEKGEGLYGIFHCFTGNFEQAQKAISYGMKLGIGGVATFKNGKIDQFLNEIDLKHIVLETDSPYLAPVPYRGKRNESSYTVLVAEKLASIYGVSVADIAAVTTKNSKAIFGF is encoded by the coding sequence ATGATACTTACAGATACCCATACCCATTTGTATAGCGAAGAATTTCAGCACGATAGCGATGCTGCTATACAGCGCGCTATACAAGCAGGGGTAAACCGATTGTTTGTTCCATCTATAGATGCCAGCTATACCCAGAAAATGTACGCCTTAGAAGCAAAATACCCCGATAATGTATTTTTAATGATGGGGCTGCACCCAACCTATGTAAAGGACAATTACCAAGAGGAGTTAGCACATGTTGAAGAGCAACTAGCCAAACGAAAATTTGCTGCGGTGGGCGAAATAGGTATTGATTTGTATTGGGATAAAACACACCTTAAAGAGCAACAATATGCCTTTAGGCATCAAATACAATTGGCAAAAAAGTATGAGTTGCCAATTAATATACATTGTAGGGATGCGTTTGATGAGATTTTTGAAGTTTTGGAATCAGAAAAAGGAGAGGGGCTGTACGGCATCTTCCACTGCTTTACAGGTAATTTTGAACAAGCCCAAAAAGCAATCTCCTACGGGATGAAGTTGGGTATTGGTGGTGTTGCTACTTTTAAGAATGGTAAAATAGACCAGTTTTTGAATGAAATAGACCTTAAACATATTGTGTTAGAGACCGATTCGCCTTACTTAGCACCCGTTCCGTACAGAGGGAAACGAAACGAAAGTAGTTACACCGTTTTGGTTGCCGAAAAGTTGGCTAGTATATATGGTGTAAGTGTAGCTGATATTGCTGCAGTAACTACTAAAAACTCCAAAGCTATTTTTGGTTTTTAA
- a CDS encoding 1-acyl-sn-glycerol-3-phosphate acyltransferase, whose protein sequence is MSKFDHIRPFYDSEVNEAICGAVHHPMMKALMSFAFPDVDAETWEKQLKKTHSKRDFQINFIYPAVQKVLQKSSEGLTTSGFEKLDVHTPYLFISNHRDIILDTSLLNVSLHDHGQIMTASAIGDNLVQKPFLHTLSRLNRNFLVQRGLPPRELLQSSRLMSEYVSQLVLRENRSVWIAQREGRTKDGNDATHQGVLKMLAMAADEDNLMQYFKKIKIVPVSISYEYDPTDALKMPMLMAQANDEVYVKEKNEDFNTLLSGIMGQKKRIHIHVCDVLSNELDVIANEFDNQNRQIQALAQVLDDAILSTYRLWPTNYIAYDLLNKTTRFKDKYTEREKSLFERRLEMRIDADNKTLHNGFLAMYANPVVNKMKYQNAE, encoded by the coding sequence ATGTCAAAATTCGATCATATTCGCCCTTTTTATGATAGTGAAGTAAATGAGGCTATATGTGGTGCTGTACATCACCCCATGATGAAAGCACTTATGAGTTTTGCATTTCCAGATGTTGATGCTGAAACTTGGGAAAAACAGCTAAAAAAAACGCATTCAAAGCGCGATTTTCAGATCAACTTTATTTACCCTGCAGTACAAAAAGTATTGCAAAAAAGCTCTGAAGGGCTTACTACATCGGGTTTTGAAAAGTTAGACGTACACACACCATACCTATTTATATCCAATCATAGGGATATTATACTGGATACATCATTATTAAATGTTTCGTTACACGACCACGGACAAATAATGACGGCTTCTGCCATAGGCGATAATCTTGTACAAAAACCTTTTTTACATACGTTATCGCGCTTAAACCGCAACTTTTTGGTACAGCGCGGGCTTCCGCCAAGAGAGTTGCTACAAAGTTCACGACTTATGTCGGAATACGTATCGCAACTTGTATTACGTGAGAATCGTTCGGTATGGATAGCACAACGCGAGGGGCGTACCAAAGATGGTAACGACGCTACACACCAGGGCGTTTTAAAAATGTTGGCAATGGCTGCCGATGAGGATAACCTGATGCAGTATTTTAAGAAAATTAAAATTGTACCTGTTTCCATATCGTACGAATACGATCCTACGGATGCACTAAAAATGCCAATGCTAATGGCACAAGCCAACGATGAGGTGTATGTAAAAGAAAAAAATGAGGACTTTAATACCTTGTTAAGTGGTATTATGGGGCAAAAAAAGCGCATACACATTCATGTTTGCGATGTACTTAGTAATGAGCTAGATGTTATAGCCAACGAGTTTGATAATCAGAACAGGCAGATACAAGCATTAGCACAGGTGTTAGATGATGCCATACTAAGCACCTACAGGCTATGGCCTACCAATTATATTGCATACGATTTATTAAATAAAACAACCCGTTTTAAAGATAAATATACCGAGAGAGAAAAATCTCTTTTTGAGCGTAGATTAGAAATGCGTATTGATGCCGATAATAAAACGTTACATAACGGATTTTTAGCCATGTATGCCAACCCTGTGGTAAATAAAATGAAATACCAAAATGCAGAATAA
- a CDS encoding asparaginase, whose product MQNNPTILLLYTGGTIGMVKDFESGALKVFNFDKLLQNIPELKQLDCTITTESFDEPIDSSNVTTAEWCKIASVIEERYNDFDGFVILHGSDTMAYSASALSFMLQNLDKPVVFTGSQLPIGDLRTDAKENLITAIQIASLIHNGKAVIQEVCLYFEYKLYRGNRAVKISAEHFNAFTSPNYPALAESGVNLRINKDALLKKDTSKPFNVVKEFNTNVVLISIFPGISEEVLNAILNIPSLKGVVLRTYGAGNAPTDIYFVSILQRAIERGLHIVNVTQCSSGSVNMGQYETSTLLKEIGVISGKDITTEAAITKLMYLLGQGVADYEFKALFEQSLFGELS is encoded by the coding sequence ATGCAGAATAACCCTACCATTTTACTTTTATATACAGGCGGTACTATTGGTATGGTTAAAGATTTCGAATCTGGAGCATTAAAAGTGTTCAATTTTGATAAATTACTGCAAAACATACCCGAATTAAAACAACTTGATTGTACTATAACCACCGAATCGTTTGATGAACCTATCGACTCATCCAATGTTACAACAGCAGAATGGTGCAAAATAGCTTCGGTTATAGAGGAACGTTATAACGATTTTGATGGTTTTGTAATTTTGCACGGTTCCGATACTATGGCATACTCTGCATCAGCATTAAGTTTTATGCTCCAAAACCTCGATAAACCTGTTGTATTTACAGGTTCGCAGCTCCCAATAGGCGATTTACGAACTGATGCTAAAGAAAATCTTATTACAGCTATACAAATAGCATCACTCATACATAACGGAAAAGCAGTAATACAAGAGGTATGTTTGTACTTTGAATATAAGTTATACCGAGGCAATCGTGCGGTAAAAATTAGTGCTGAGCACTTTAATGCCTTTACATCACCCAATTATCCTGCTTTAGCAGAATCGGGCGTTAATTTACGCATCAATAAAGATGCATTATTAAAAAAGGATACTAGTAAACCGTTTAATGTAGTAAAAGAGTTTAATACCAATGTTGTGCTTATAAGTATATTTCCTGGTATTAGCGAGGAAGTGCTTAATGCTATACTAAACATACCTAGCCTTAAAGGGGTTGTTTTACGAACCTATGGTGCAGGTAATGCGCCCACTGACATTTATTTTGTATCCATACTGCAACGCGCTATAGAAAGGGGACTACATATTGTAAACGTAACCCAATGCTCTAGCGGAAGCGTGAATATGGGACAGTACGAAACCAGTACGCTATTAAAGGAAATAGGAGTAATATCGGGTAAAGATATTACTACAGAGGCGGCTATAACCAAATTAATGTATTTATTAGGGCAGGGTGTAGCTGATTACGAATTTAAGGCATTATTTGAGCAATCGTTATTTGGCGAATTGTCTTAA
- a CDS encoding Omp28-related outer membrane protein, producing the protein MKKNLLLFFAFVSILLSSCTSEYEILKSFDSVILSSDGSIRIIDETVTFTVKDNDGNDLTADATILVDGNEIDGNTFTSATVGEFEVTAKYFGTTSDPISIRFHDGSEINFNKRVLIEDYTGTWCGYCPRVSYGIDLLKNQTDNVVAVAIHRASLNPNDASYDPFTFDSTELENFINIPGYPKGLINRLTQWFYPEPNNLDQVIGLTQGENPKLGLAISSTKDGNNLAIDVNVMFGKDFNSDLNLVVYVLENGLIYDQYNYTTYYNGPNTLYDYEHNHVLRAALTPLMGEAIPRGETTTLNTYTKTFNISVPEIVDNANNIEFVAFVTDADGHALNVRSAHPDENQEFEQL; encoded by the coding sequence ATGAAAAAGAATTTATTATTATTTTTTGCTTTCGTAAGTATATTACTATCATCGTGTACATCAGAATACGAAATACTCAAGTCTTTCGACTCAGTTATTCTTAGCTCTGATGGCTCAATAAGGATTATTGATGAAACTGTTACTTTTACAGTAAAGGACAATGATGGTAATGACCTAACGGCCGATGCTACCATACTTGTTGATGGTAATGAAATAGATGGTAATACCTTTACCTCTGCAACAGTTGGAGAGTTTGAAGTAACGGCTAAGTACTTTGGTACGACGTCAGACCCTATTTCGATACGTTTTCATGATGGCTCAGAAATTAACTTTAACAAACGAGTACTTATCGAAGATTATACGGGTACATGGTGTGGTTACTGCCCACGCGTATCGTATGGCATCGATTTACTAAAAAACCAAACAGACAATGTGGTTGCTGTAGCAATACACCGAGCGAGTTTAAACCCTAACGATGCTAGTTATGATCCGTTTACGTTTGACTCTACCGAACTAGAAAACTTTATTAATATACCTGGATATCCTAAAGGATTAATAAACCGCTTAACACAATGGTTTTATCCAGAGCCAAACAACCTTGACCAAGTTATTGGACTTACGCAAGGTGAAAATCCTAAATTAGGATTGGCTATTTCATCTACTAAAGATGGTAACAACTTAGCAATAGATGTAAATGTTATGTTTGGTAAAGATTTTAATAGCGACTTAAATCTGGTAGTATACGTATTAGAGAATGGTCTTATTTACGACCAATACAACTATACAACCTACTACAACGGTCCTAACACATTGTATGATTACGAGCATAACCACGTATTGAGAGCGGCACTTACCCCATTAATGGGTGAAGCTATACCAAGAGGTGAAACTACAACACTTAATACGTACACTAAAACATTTAATATTAGTGTTCCTGAGATTGTAGATAATGCTAACAATATTGAGTTTGTTGCATTTGTTACAGATGCTGATGGCCATGCACTCAATGTGAGAAGTGCTCATCCAGACGAAAATCAAGAGTTTGAACAACTATAA
- a CDS encoding T9SS type A sorting domain-containing protein — MKKIILIAGLLLCGLTQAQTVTVTGNGETIANNDTVTFNQLSTAEDSSLGNLDLVVTNTSTENITMRMKAVAITNNDTPNNNLQFCVQPQCFNIISEGTTIPTNLPDGGILLAPGASTEGDNHFRNSYAGDDDSMPVSYVIAVITVDGDGNETGELMRFTYVYDSTAASVTDFESLKNAGITLNSTIIKDNMQVDALQNATVAFYNTSGQLIKNAAITSGTQLIDLSSLATAVYIARFTTEDNKTSQIRVVKQ, encoded by the coding sequence ATGAAAAAAATTATATTAATCGCAGGGTTATTACTTTGCGGACTAACACAAGCACAAACAGTTACAGTAACAGGTAATGGCGAAACTATTGCTAATAACGATACTGTTACATTTAACCAGCTTAGTACGGCAGAAGACTCTTCGCTTGGTAATTTGGATTTGGTAGTTACCAATACATCTACAGAAAATATTACTATGCGAATGAAAGCTGTAGCGATTACTAATAATGATACACCAAACAATAACCTACAGTTTTGTGTACAGCCACAATGTTTTAATATAATAAGTGAAGGTACTACAATACCTACTAACTTACCTGATGGCGGAATATTACTTGCACCGGGCGCAAGCACGGAAGGTGACAACCACTTTAGAAACTCTTATGCTGGAGATGACGATAGTATGCCTGTAAGCTACGTAATAGCAGTAATAACTGTTGATGGTGACGGAAATGAAACAGGCGAATTAATGCGATTTACATACGTGTACGATTCAACGGCTGCAAGTGTTACTGATTTTGAATCACTTAAAAACGCAGGTATAACACTTAACAGTACTATTATTAAAGACAATATGCAGGTTGATGCTCTACAAAATGCTACAGTAGCATTTTATAACACTAGTGGGCAATTAATCAAAAATGCAGCAATAACATCAGGCACGCAACTAATCGATTTATCATCACTTGCTACTGCTGTATACATTGCTCGATTTACTACAGAAGACAATAAAACATCTCAAATTAGAGTTGTAAAACAATAA